The nucleotide window ccGTAAAGATCACCATcacaatattattatttatttataggcttttctatactgatattagtgggtacatcatatcggtttacatcaaactgaaggtagaaaatacatggaacagggtaGGGGAATAGGGCTGCAGTGAACAAAAAACTAGAGCTAGAGAAGAGATGAGAGAAGGGAAACGAGAAATATAactatataaatgtaaatataacagAAGAGAAATAACATGTTAACATAATAACTTAAAAATTATTTACGTTATTAAATATGTCTGTCTATGTGTGCCATgtgtccctcccttcccccaaatatCTTTGTGTTTACTCTCCTATCCACACCAGATTTTCTCTGGACATGTCAGGGGGGTTACTGacaggggggtttttttggttcagGTATTACCCAGATGAATGCTCATGTACACATTCCTAAAAGTAGGCTTCATTAGTTCTGTGTGGAGCTTCAGGTTCTGAAAGAGGCTCTTACTTGCACTTAGCATCTCACATCAGTATGAGCCTGCAAATCAGGAGATATGGTACCAGAAGGATAAATAAGATgagcacagaaaaaaatgtttgaagaaGACActtgcaggcatattttaaaagccctacatgcgccaaAGCTGGGACATACGCAAGTATTTTGCGCCAGCGCacgctgcacagattttaaaaggcgcctgaGTAcatactcctggggaaattctgcgcacaaaaacttaaaattctgcacacaaaaacttaaaattctgcaaactttatataaTATCACAATTTGCATGACCGTCTTTTAAGTAATTACgttttaaattaatacaaaaaaaggttgtaacttagagatgcagaattttaaatattttgagtagaatctccctagaaattcactgtaagagtgtcccttccacactctctccttactcccctggccattttgccctctcaggccccaactcctccacctgcagtatctctcccctccacctctaagctcaaccctttccactctatcggcagtcccagagtttgaccctgttctcagtactgcccctcacacagactccctctgtccctccctctctcacacacatgctccttccctctagtacacatacacactcccttaTACAGGCTCCCTTACTCTTTcgcacatacacatcccctcatacagggccctctctcttgcatacacacccacacaagctccctttctctctcacacatacatcctcacacaggctacctatgtctctctctcatgcagcccttcatacaggctctgtctcacacatacacaatcccttcacacaggctagcaccctcacatacacatgatccatttttcatacacacgatctcccaatctctcacacacatacacactccttcaaaacctcctcatataggcttcctctctctggcacccacactcaagcatcccccccacacacacacacaccctctctcaccacccatgctctctctcacaccctcctgatACACCCCCCACTGCGCTCTCCTCACCCACCTCTCCCCTCTCAcacctctctctgctctctcaccctcccctcccccataccccctcccctcccctctcctctctcgtacccctttcccctttctcataccccttttcctctcctctctctcacacacacacacacacacacattcactctcactggggccttcatcttcgccacgagtgGAGTAGGCTCCATTAACAGCACAtggggggccttcatcttcaccgcgagcggagcacactccattcgcggcttacaggggccttcatctttgctgtgaacggcatgccggggccttcatcttcgcatgCTCCGtttgcagcatgccggggtcttctCTGCCATTTTTCTGCGCAGAAAAATGGGAATTCTGCACAGGGGGGAATCTGCGCTCTGCAGTagtacagaattcccccaggactaatatgTATCTACCAGCATGCGCAAAATCGGAAAgtcaaaagggggcggggcatggacaaGACATAGATGTTACGAGTCTGTAACCTGAATtatgcgtgtaagtatttacatgcacaagcgcgTGCCGGGGTCCCTTACCATAattgtacttctgctatggatggtatgcaagttttaaaataataaCATCAGGGCTAGTCAGTGTGGTTTGAAAGGTcaggaggaaggttaattagggatggttaggaagtcctagcctTTATCTGAGTGATCTGGGATCGGACTGAAGAAACGTAATTGCGTTGGCGtgtgtatctaataaaatccctccAGTTACGGGAGGAGGGGATGCACCTGAAAGCTCAATTGTACAACAAGATTCGCGAAAAAGCCTATTGGTTTGGCATCTTTTTGCCAGAGGACAAGTCGGACGGCACAATAGCAGTCCTTGTCCCCTGAGGATCAACCTTGGTCCTGTGTGGGCGGGGCCCGGACTGGGGCACGTGGGTCCTCTTGAGGTCAGCCTGGCCTTCATTGCGAGACTTCTTCCCAGTATTTGCATGATACTGGAAGCTGTTTGATTACCATTTTGTTGTACTTTTTTAGTATAGATTTTAGAATGTtgattttaattcattttatattatactattttaaattgtatgttttattaaataatttgttttggatattttatgttgattttatgctattttaaaaagttttaaagttgtaaaccagtatgattacattggaatactggtatataaattgaaatacataaattaaataaataaataagatattttcaaattctgatgtcacctcacaGTAAAGCAGCGCAAACACCTGCCACTGCCAGACACACTGTGAACTAgtacaaaaccccacaaaaaagacactcaaaatctatactgcaatcccatcataacataacagtaataacaccaaggactcaaacaacaaaaaccctacctgtgaaaaagcacaggtaaatgttacactgggtcccagaatatcAATACATCACCTCCTgaggaaacaaaataaacccgattgctatagatccctacacagacactgcacactagcaaaatctctcatcatggtcacacattcAGAGCAGGGACAGactcttaccaaatacagaataaaggatcacaaattagacaaaaactgaaatggaaaccacaagaagccagattctgtgtgtaacaatggaaaaacagaaccaccattcctcataaaacaaataaaatcaagaaacataaagcatcaattttaatagtaaaaccatactaatacaagaatattttaaaactaccgataaatagaataatttctattaattaatatcatataaattttaaaaaaatttcccaagcaccaataaaatatttcaaaacagcacaaatatcggagggggaggagccaagatagcGGCTTATCCTGGGCACAGTTCTGCTCGCTCGCAGATTTCTTTTAAAACTATTTCCtctattttgtgaaaaaaatgcctgcgaagaggaaggtgaagatatttatttatttattttatttagtgttttttttctataccggcattcaagataaggatcacatcatactggtttacatttaacaggggggtgTAAACAGCAAATAAACTAAAGCTGTTACAAGTGAAGAGAAACTTTGCAATTACAATAAAACTGGGAAGTtcaaaactgggagaagaaggaaaggctagaggaaTTTAACGGAAAGAGCAATTGTTTACAATGTTCAAAGaatgtctgactgtggttgttggtgaattaaggttcagtCGTGTCCCTCGGTTCCCCCAACCTTACCCGGGCAGTTGACGATTCAGCAGTGCTCAGAgacagcactagggatgtgcatccgttttccacgtatttgaacttattttttgctatctgttaaatacgtggggaggcgaaacgcatcgcgactccccacgtattaaacagatttctgtttaattcggcctaaataaaaatttaaacccccccccccaccctcctgacccccccaagactcaccaaaactccctggtggtccagtggtggggtccaggaactcactcagaccctcggtgctagtttcatcatggcgccgatagcctttgtcacaggagctacggtgccattggtcagcccctgtcacatggccatcggcgccatcttgtgctcctaccatgtgacaggggctgaccaatggcaccggtagcccctgtgacatagtatgggcaaaggctatcggcgccattttgagactcaaaatcgccgtcccgccaatactcaaaatggcgccgatcgccgtcatagggcaaaggcgatcggcgccattttgagtattggcgggacggcgattttgagtctcaaaatggcggcgatcggcgccattttgattattgggatcgggcggccggcgtgaaaggaggtcgctcccggacccccgctggacttttggcaagtcttgtgggggtcaggaggcctccccaagctggccaaaagtccctgtgggtccaacgggggtcccggagcgacctgccgtccgacgccaggccaggactcaaaatggtgccgatagcctgtgcccatactatgtcacaggggctacggtgccattggtcagcccctgtcacatggtaggagcacaagatggcaccgatggccatgtgacaggggctgaccaatggcaccgtagctcctgtgacaaaggttatcggcgccattatgaaactagcaccgagggtctgagtgagttcccggaccccactgctggaccaccagggagttttggtaagttttgggtggggggggtcaggagggtggggggttgtagctaatttagtagtaacgtatttacagatcgacaacttattgaattgtccatacttcagcatgaaacggaattgaccccccacgaatacagaTCGCGTACGCAAacaaaaactttttgcctgcacacctcTAGACAGCACTTCTTAGGGGGGCCAGAGTTCAGGCTGCCATGGCGTGTGGAGGAGAACACGCCGCGACTTTGGAAGAGGTGTCGCTAAGCCCCCAGGATGATCGTGGTCTGCCGGCTGTGCAGGTGGCCTCAGCGCTGGGCCCCACAGGGAATCCTGAAGAGGAGATCCAAGCATTGGAGGTCGAGGGAATAGCGTTTTTGGCTGCTCCCATGCTTACTTCCTCCCTGATTGAGAGTGAAAACGCTAATGTATCTGCACCGGTGGCTATACTTTCCCAAGCTCTGAATGGAGCTGAGAGTATACCTGCATTGATTTCACCAAATAATGTAACATCAGTTTATTTGGAAAAGCCCACTACAGTTACCCTAGATTCATTATGGGAACTGATTTCGTCTATGGGGAAAAACTTTTCAGAATGCTCGTTGAAGATTAGCTCATTGTCCTAACAAGTGGATACTCTGGTTAAATTGAATGAAATCCAGAAAAAGGAAGTTTCAGACAAGGTTAAGAATGTTGAGGAAGGAATTCAGCATGTGAAAAAAGTTCAATCTACCATCATTCAGGATTGTTCTGAGTAGGATTGCTCTGAGTAGGAAAGTGGAATTTATAGAAAACACCTTAAGACATCTGAACTTGCGAGTTTTGAATTCCCAGAGGGTGGTAGGAGAGATTCCTAGAGTTACCATTAGAAGATATTTCCTGGATATTTTGGGTTTTACAAATGAATCTGCCCCTCCGCTGGATAAAGTATATTTTCTGCCTTCTCGTTCTGGTGTTCAAGTTCAGAATCCTCCTGTGGACTTAAATAATCTGTCAGAATATCTAGAGTCATCCATCTTTGAAATATCTGAGAGAGCCACACTGTTGATATCTCTATATACCGAGAAAGATCTCAGTACTGTGATGAAAAGCTATTTTAGAAACTCTAATGTATTATTTATGGGgcaaaaaatcaggatttttcctgatttaacaAAAACTACCCAAAAGAGAAGAAGGGTTTCCTTGCTTTACGATCGGATACCCTAGCCATTGGAGCAACCTTCTTTCTAAGATTTCTGTTTAAATGTACTGTAGTATAATAGAGATAGTTACATATTTTTTGCACCAGAACAGCTTAAAAGCTTCATAGATTCTAAGAAGGCTATGTTTCAAGTTCGTAACACCTAACTGCTTGGATATCATCCTATAATGGAACAGTAGTGCTTGTAAGCTAtgtcatttcttctttttttttctgatttccttgTATCTCCTATTTTGCTGATATCCTCCCCCCACGTTAAGTGGTCTAATGGGTATTGTTTTGTTACCATAAGTGATTATTTTCcttgtattttaatattgttttgttcAATACCATTTTTCTTCGCAAAGTGCATGCTTTCTATGATTattgtaaaatgaataaataaaaaatacaaacagcacatatatcaaataacacccaataattaaaactaataaagattttaaaagcccctgcttgtccatacctgggaatcttgatttccagtcactctgagattgtcgaggattaggaggttagggGAGCgtacaaactttatcctttctctctcacacattctcacatgtccattctctctcacacatacattgtcagatacacatacatacatgctcttatacccaccataacctctttctctctcacagacactgagaccctctcttcccccacacacacacccatacacaagCTCTGTTCCcatggattctctcatacacacacacacatgctctcactctttctggctccctcacatacacacaaacacccaggcaagctcccagtcattctcacatacacacacactaacacacacactgacctccagtcaggcaccaattcattctcacacatacatacaccacccacaggcaggcacctattctcattCAGACAGATCCCAGGAAGACACCCAAACATTCTCATACTTAGACACACCcttaggcaggcacccatgcattcacacacatacacccccaggcagacttcatacacatacacatactgaaGGCagatcctctccctttcttttgccagcaacctctgagcctctctcattcctctgctgccactgtcactgctgccgcatggctattggggaggcgctgattgctgctactggcactgaagcccaatctgctgcctcctctgtgcaggctccACATTATTAAACAtttgtgggcttccacttcctccatgctgatctcatacattgcgaGATCGGCAAAGAGAAAGTGCTACTATTGTCATTCCCAAAAATAACATGTGCTAATAACtaaaaggtaatttttttttttttttttacctttgctgtctgatcttagttttctaatcggttggtcacaggcttttttcctatcttccctttctttttttttttgccaatttcttttacagggttttttttctatttcttttctctctgtctttttccctcaaacacacactcaggctctcattctcagatgctgtctctctcacatactcacacacacacacatacacaggctctcacactcacatgctatctcacGCACCCacagctctctctcacatgccctctctcgtacatacatacatacatacccacagtctctctcttgcacatgctgtctcactctcacacgcaCAGGCTCTCTTCCACATGATGTCTAGCTCAAGCGCAGGCTCTCGCTGTCacctgctgtctctctcacacacacagaggctctcacatgctgtctctccaaacattcaagtcctcattcccatacacagtctctcaactcacgctcacacacacacacacacatgtacactgtacaggccctcagcctccatGTCGCCTCTGGGCCTCCCCTTTGTGGGTCGCCATGGGATAGGCTCTGCGGGGGCCCTGATCTTCTGAGGCCACCCACGATGGTCCTACcactgggcctcctcctcttcttaggCCGCCACAACATGGGATCCACAGCGGCCCTCCTACCAGGccttctcctcttcttgggcAACCGCAAcgtgggattcgcagcagcctataaatgctgctcctcttctgcacgcggccaatgctcctcctccttcctgcccttgtggctctggcaacatttttcttccggggccgtgcaggcagaaaggaggaggagcacctgcaggtttggacgtgacctttttccttcaggctgtggtgagatgagctccatcACGGCCCCACCGATCTTCATGCTGTGTGCGTTTGGCACACAGCACAACAGTAGTTCACTGCCCAGCCGCCGGTGGGtagagctccaccggcggccacATGGACCTCCAGGTCGGCCATGTGCCCGGGGGCACTGGTGTGCAGgtatcagtggcatagccatgctactgaatatccttgtcgcttagctggataagtgttatccggctaagttacttagctGGACGCCTGTTGCATATCAACcccacagagtctggcttctagcagtttccagttcagtttttgtcttcatgtttctatttgtactttatggtttctttattctgtatttgctgagggctttctgtgttctgtatatgtgactgagctgaggtattctgctagcgtgtagattttatgtagggatctatagtaacctgacttggtctgttttcctaatagtaggtgtattggtgttttagggcctggtgtaatatttgcagtgttgagttttcataggtagggttgttaaagagctggcagttagtgttgttttggtctgggaagtttactatattttaattgaaattgtttattcatggctttctgaggtccaagcccacacccagcatgtGTTACAATAGGCATAGTGCCATAAAGGTTCCAAATgcgttttttgcagggttttctggttggcaccacagcagtgcatgttaatataatatacatgctatgttaagtaatatttttactgcAGAAGTTTATACTTTGAATGATCTTTTTCAtttaaatctgttataaatgcataatttttaattgtgtgtggagaggatCATGGCAGGGAGGGCACAGGGCTCTTAAGATTTGCCTAAGATATCTAATATGCTTGCACTGGCCCTAGTCCGGAGCCACATGCAGTGCACATGAAGAGAAAAAGGAGACCATTGCAGCACCCAGAGCCACACAGATAGGTCAATGCAATAAGAcatgtattgagtgcccattttcctggGTGCCcagtgcaatatttaaatgagcttctGCATTATAAAGGACACCTTAAGGAAGAATTGTACATCtctagcactcaaatgcatcgAGCACCCACAATTGCAACGGGAGCTCAGTACAAACTTCCGTTTTAGACTGCTTCAGGTCAATTTCGctcaatatacacacacagtatACACGCATAATAGCAAGGGGTGAAATCAGCCTAGAGCATATCTATTGTGCGTGTACATTGTgcattcagaatttttttttttcatcaagccattacattatatctttattcttaaacaccgcaagcagtagatttaagtattgcaatgatactaaataggaggaaccacagaggacagtattttttaaatttctcctgagccGTTGACTCACAGATTGACTTAACAACAGCTCCgggggctggcgttaaatttgccgccataaaaagtgtgtgttgggcacccagcaattttctgcatcagggataatagctaatagcctcatctatatggaatTTGAGCACTATCGGCTATGTGTTGTTTGGgcatgcattttggacacgctaatctccttattgcatcgggtgacAGTCTAGTGCAttcaaaacacacgtccaaccacGCATAAACCTGTGTGTTAGGCTGGGCGCCCTTAATTATATCGGCCCCCTGAGAGAGGAAACTGGAAGCTGAGCTAGAAAGAGACTGGGAACTGGGAGGAAGGTCAGTGATATATTTCCCAAATTGTTCAGCATAGCAGAGTCTGATTGTGTTTACTGTCCCATGACAGGGAAAAACGTCACCTGCCTCCCATTTATTTACGATAAATACAGGGAACATCCCACAGAATACAAGAGAGCCCAGATTTATACACCAGACACATCGCCTGAAAAGTCTGTCTTCGGCCTCCAATCTCAGTCATTCAGAAGGACCACCCTAGGTGTCTCTGCCTTCTTCCAGTCCGCATGGCCGACGTAGCTTCTCCTGGCCCACGTATCCAGCACCAGTGCTACTTTTTCCTACTGCATGGGCCAATTTCTCGAACTTCCTTCTAGCCCACAGAGCAGAATGAAGATTCCTCTGAGCCCAGTGCAAGGCTGATGTTGCCGTGCATACACAGTACGGGACTGCAGGGCAAACACAATAATTTTTATATAGGGAAATATACTGGACATAGATATGATCCATATACTGGCCTCAGATCTGGTTTGTATTTCCttgattatgtatgtattttctgTAACCTGCCCTGAATGTTGGAGGGCCTGGGTAAGAagtggttttaaataaataattaaatctgaaaaactgagagctgtgcaaaaagaaaaataagttgCAAAAGCAAAATACATTATGATAAATGAATAATAAATCATAATCGTTCTTTGTGGTAGTTCAgctaatattttctcttttttttacaaTAGAGTAAATGACTAACAGATACACATTTATTTTcattacagagagatttccaagaACTCCTTGAAAAGTAAGCTGTTGCAGCTGGAATGCCATTTTACCTGGGGATTACAGAAAGATGATGCAGATGATGATCTAGAGGACAGACTTTATGACCAGACTGAGTTTATATTTCCAGATTGCAAGTCCATGGTTTATAATCTGCTTGCCTATGTGAAACATCTGAAAGGCGACAATGACGAAGCCCTTGCAAATGTAAAAAAAGCTGAAGAGCTAGTTCAAGAGGTCCAGGTTGATGATATCAACAAAAAAATGATTACCACCTATGGGAACTATGCATGGATATACTATCATATGAACCAGCTCGAAAATGCTGATACCTACCTTGGCAAGGTGGAAAGTATTTGCAGAGTGCTGTCAAGCAGATCTCGCTATACGGCTCCGATCTCTGATGTTTATGGTGAACAAGGATGGGCCTTGTTAAAGTTTTGTGGCCAGTATTATGAAAAGGCAAAAGAATGTTTTCAAAAGGCCCTCGAAAAggatcctgaaggtccagagtgGAATTCTGGCTATGCAACCGCTGTGTACCGTCTGGAAGGTTTTAACCACAGAAGATTTGCCCCTGAGAACTGTGAATCCCTAGAACTGTTACGACGTGCTGTAAAGCTGAATCCTAAAGACACAGTAGTCATGGCACTCCTAGGCCTGAAACTTCAACAAATGAATCAGTCAAAAGAAGGGGAAAAGTACATTAAAGAAGCACTACAGAAAACTCCAAATCTTCCCTATCTTTTGCGTTACGCTGCAATGTTTTACAGAAGACAGGGATTAGTGGATGAATCCCTTAAACTGTTGAAAAGAGCAGTTACTCTTACACCAACCTCTGGTTTCTTGCAACACCAACTAGGTCTTTGTTACAGAAAAAAGATGATCGAACTGAAAAAATCTACCCGGAATTCAAAATCAAAGTACTATCCAAAGGATGATGTATCAAAGCAGATTCAAGAGCTAATTAGATGCACTATTTACCATTTTGAATTGGTTGTGGACCTAAAACCAAAGTTTGTGTTGGCAAAGATAGACCTAGCCAACATGTATGTGGAAGCAAATCAGCATGACAAAGCAGAAGAAATGTATCAAAAAGTGCTCGCTATGGAGAAAACTACTGATGAAGAGAAGCAACACATCTACTCCAATTATGCTCGCTATCAAGAATTCCAGAGAAAGTCAGAATCTGAAGCCATTAGATATTATACAGCAGGGCTGAGGTGTAAGAGCGATTCATATGAAAGGAAGAATTGCCAAACTGCTCTTCAAAGGTTAGCTGATAGGAAACTTGTGAGGAATGGAGCAGATGCTTCAGGTTTTGGCATCCTTGGACTCATCCATCAGCTGAAtggagaaaagaaggaagcaaTTGAATGCTATGAGAGAGCCATAGAGCTTGATCCTGACAATGAAGAATATCTGAGTGCTATTTGTGATCTGCGGCTTACAATATGATTCAAATGCCTTTGTATATCAATCAGTATAACCTCATTTGTAACTccattacaggaaaaaaaaagttttacaaatGAATATTGTAGAATGTATCTCTTTTCCACAAATAAACCTTGCATCCTTAACACatagtaaacattttttctacaGTGTAGTGAATTAGCAGCAGTGCAGGAGACAACACATCTTGGCTTTGGCGCATTTTTAGAACTATAAAATGAAAGTTTCAATTATCAAAATGTTTGGGGTCCGTATCATTGAAGATTCTTGTTTTGCAGGTGGGTGGGCATGACTGTGGATTGTATTGCCTTTCTCAGATTTTGTTGAAGCACTGTGTATATTTTGTCTTCTATTCCTGTGTAGTTtgaaaacctgttaaataaaaaataaaaaatatatatatatgttcaatTAGATTTTGCTTACTTGCTTGGATGTCCTTCATAGCCATATATGTGGTAGGCCAATGAAAGTCTGCTAAATGCGTATCTTTAATTATATGTGTTGTGGTTCAACTGTTTAATATTCATCTTATGCTAGAGTAATTCTTGCGTATACTAAATACTGTTAGGTGCCCTGGACATCATACaagtgctgtaaaaaaaaaaatacatagaaaGCTTTCTTTAATAATGCTAATGGTGCTCTCACATTGTTGTTCGTGCTTTAAAAGgtgttttctcttttgtttttgttcttttttaaatgttttcctctTATTTGAACaaactttcttcctgaggtgtgtgttggggggatgGTGGAAAGGGTGATAGGTGGAAACTGTACTGAGTTATGTCGTGTTTTAAGACTTATTTTATATTATGATGTTTGAGATTTAATAAAGAATTTATAATTCCACCCCAAATATTTGTACTTTTGTGAGCCTGATTTGGCAAGAGCAATATTCCAGGGAGCTAATGAAGAACCAAAATCTCTAGTGCCCATGACTGAGCAGCACTTGCTC belongs to Rhinatrema bivittatum chromosome 7, aRhiBiv1.1, whole genome shotgun sequence and includes:
- the LOC115095737 gene encoding interferon-induced protein with tetratricopeptide repeats 5-like, with the protein product MGEISKNSLKSKLLQLECHFTWGLQKDDADDDLEDRLYDQTEFIFPDCKSMVYNLLAYVKHLKGDNDEALANVKKAEELVQEVQVDDINKKMITTYGNYAWIYYHMNQLENADTYLGKVESICRVLSSRSRYTAPISDVYGEQGWALLKFCGQYYEKAKECFQKALEKDPEGPEWNSGYATAVYRLEGFNHRRFAPENCESLELLRRAVKLNPKDTVVMALLGLKLQQMNQSKEGEKYIKEALQKTPNLPYLLRYAAMFYRRQGLVDESLKLLKRAVTLTPTSGFLQHQLGLCYRKKMIELKKSTRNSKSKYYPKDDVSKQIQELIRCTIYHFELVVDLKPKFVLAKIDLANMYVEANQHDKAEEMYQKVLAMEKTTDEEKQHIYSNYARYQEFQRKSESEAIRYYTAGLRCKSDSYERKNCQTALQRLADRKLVRNGADASGFGILGLIHQLNGEKKEAIECYERAIELDPDNEEYLSAICDLRLTI